A section of the Saccopteryx leptura isolate mSacLep1 chromosome 6, mSacLep1_pri_phased_curated, whole genome shotgun sequence genome encodes:
- the EFCAB9 gene encoding EF-hand calcium-binding domain-containing protein 9, giving the protein MVQLKEGSFLWYLYLDKQYCLLSVRNVNALLQYFHLLDVHNNNTLNDVLFYHFLRHVTNWNRKQIMSVFDLLDWETMGEIGFEEFYMLVCMLLARQNQLEEQFLFRHSRLVFELLDINGELRIGAEDLYMYEFLFNIKKEQLQEFYGDLDITGDRCLNYKEFKLLTRFTMHKYQKRLQAEEETQKEQAQLRKNAPHRFMRKPKSP; this is encoded by the exons ATGGTGCAGCTGAAGGAAGGGTCCTTTCTGTGGTACCTGTACCTGGACAAGCAATACTGCTTACTGTCCGTGAGGAACGTGAATGCCTTGCTGCAGTACTTCCACCTCCTGGATGTGCACAACAACAACACCTTGAACG ACGTGCTGTTCTACCACTTCCTTCGTCACGTGACCAACTGGAACCGGAAACAAATCATGAGCGTGTTCGACCTGCTGGACTGGGAGACTATGGGCGAGATCGGTTTCGAAGAGTTCTACATGCTGGTTTGCATGCTGCTGGCACGGCAG AACCAGTTGGAAGAGCAATTTCTCTTCCGCCATTCCAGGCTTGTTTTTGAGCTGCTTGACATCAACGGGGAGCTGAGGATTGGTGCAGAGGACTTGTACATGTACGAATTCCTcttcaacattaaaaaagagcAACTCCAAGAGTTCTATGGCGACTTGGACATCACAGGTGACCGT TGTCTTAATTACAAGGAATTTAAGCTGCTCACTCGGTTCACCATGCACAAGTACCAGAAGAGGCTGCAGGCGGAGGAGGAGACACAGAAAGAGCAAGCTCAGCTCAGAAAGAATGCGCCCCACAGATTTATGAGGAAACCGAAGA GCCCCTGA
- the UBTD2 gene encoding ubiquitin domain-containing protein 2 isoform X2 yields MTDGQLRSKRDEFWDTAPAFEGRKEIWDALKAAAHAFESNDHELAQAIIDGANITLPHGALTECYDELGNRYQLPVYCLAPPINMIEEKSDIETLDIPEPPPNSGYECQLRLRLSTGKDLRLAVRSTDSVYHMKRRLHAAEGVEPGSQRWFFSGRPLTDKMKLEELKIPKDYVVQVIMSQPLQSPTPVEN; encoded by the exons ATGACAGACGGACAGCTGCGCAGCAAGAGGGACGAGTTCTGGGACACCGCGCCTGCGTTTGAGGGCCGGAAAGAGATCTGGGATGCCTTGAAGGCGGCGGCGCACGCTTTTGAGAGCAACGATCATGAACTGGCCCAGGCCATCATCGACGGTGCAAACATCACGCTGCCACACG GCGCGCTTACGGAGTGCTATGATGAGCTGGGGAACAGATACCAGCTTCCGGTCTACTGCCTGGCACCCCCCATCAACATGATAGAGGAGAAGAGCGACATAGAGACTCTGGACATTCCGGAGCCGCCTCCCAACTCCGGGTACGAATGTCAGCTCCGCCTGCGCCTGTCCACCGGCAAAGACCTGCGGCTGGCGGTGCGCAGCACGGACTCCGTGTATCACATGAAGAGGCGGCTGCACGCCGCCGAGGGGGTGGAGCCCGGCAGCCAGCGCTGGTTCTTCTCCGGCAGGCCTCTCACCGACAAGATGAAGCTGGAGGAGCTGAAGATCCCCAAGGACTATGTTGTGCAGGTCATAATGAGCCAGCCTCTGCAGAGCCCGACGCCCGTTGAGAACTGA
- the UBTD2 gene encoding ubiquitin domain-containing protein 2 isoform X1, giving the protein MGGCVGAQHDSSGSLNENSEGTGVALGRNQPLKKEKPKWKSDYPMTDGQLRSKRDEFWDTAPAFEGRKEIWDALKAAAHAFESNDHELAQAIIDGANITLPHGALTECYDELGNRYQLPVYCLAPPINMIEEKSDIETLDIPEPPPNSGYECQLRLRLSTGKDLRLAVRSTDSVYHMKRRLHAAEGVEPGSQRWFFSGRPLTDKMKLEELKIPKDYVVQVIMSQPLQSPTPVEN; this is encoded by the exons ttgctTTAGGTCGCAACCAgcctttgaagaaggagaaacccAAATGGAAGAGCGATTACCCCATGACAGACGGACAGCTGCGCAGCAAGAGGGACGAGTTCTGGGACACCGCGCCTGCGTTTGAGGGCCGGAAAGAGATCTGGGATGCCTTGAAGGCGGCGGCGCACGCTTTTGAGAGCAACGATCATGAACTGGCCCAGGCCATCATCGACGGTGCAAACATCACGCTGCCACACG GCGCGCTTACGGAGTGCTATGATGAGCTGGGGAACAGATACCAGCTTCCGGTCTACTGCCTGGCACCCCCCATCAACATGATAGAGGAGAAGAGCGACATAGAGACTCTGGACATTCCGGAGCCGCCTCCCAACTCCGGGTACGAATGTCAGCTCCGCCTGCGCCTGTCCACCGGCAAAGACCTGCGGCTGGCGGTGCGCAGCACGGACTCCGTGTATCACATGAAGAGGCGGCTGCACGCCGCCGAGGGGGTGGAGCCCGGCAGCCAGCGCTGGTTCTTCTCCGGCAGGCCTCTCACCGACAAGATGAAGCTGGAGGAGCTGAAGATCCCCAAGGACTATGTTGTGCAGGTCATAATGAGCCAGCCTCTGCAGAGCCCGACGCCCGTTGAGAACTGA